In the Variovorax sp. S12S4 genome, one interval contains:
- a CDS encoding MarR family winged helix-turn-helix transcriptional regulator, which produces MNTALKPPQLKPQGCTNFRLRRLSRLASRLYDAHVAPSGLKTTQYSLLSHVLHFGPLRPVDLAREMNVDASTLTRNLKPMLAAGFLVQTEGPDARSRMLSITDAGREKRAEAQRLWRGAQLALNDILGTERVLALHALLDESLELLQRAGLGDAQPEDPTGARDE; this is translated from the coding sequence ATGAACACCGCTCTGAAGCCCCCTCAGCTGAAGCCCCAGGGATGTACCAATTTCCGCTTGCGGCGGCTCTCCAGGCTGGCGTCGCGCCTGTATGACGCGCACGTTGCGCCCAGCGGGCTCAAGACCACGCAGTATTCACTGCTCTCGCATGTGCTGCACTTCGGGCCGCTGCGCCCGGTCGACCTGGCGCGTGAGATGAACGTCGACGCCTCCACGCTCACGCGCAATCTCAAGCCGATGCTGGCGGCGGGCTTCCTGGTGCAGACCGAAGGCCCCGATGCGCGCAGCCGCATGCTGTCGATCACCGACGCGGGCCGCGAAAAGCGGGCCGAGGCGCAGCGCTTGTGGCGCGGCGCGCAGCTGGCGCTCAACGACATCCTCGGCACGGAGCGCGTGCTGGCGCTGCATGCCCTTCTCGACGAAAGCCTGGAATTGCTGCAGCGTGCCGGGCTGGGCGATGCACAGCCGGAAGACCCAACAGGAGCCCGCGATGAATGA